From the genome of Streptomyces sp. V2I9:
CTACGACCACTGGTTCAACTGGAAGGGCACGTACCAGTCCAGCGCGGTCTCCTACTACTGGCAGTCCATCATGGGCGGGTTCGCGAAGAACGAGGACGCCGAGGCGCCCAAGGCGAACTACAAGTCCTGCACCGCCAAGGACGAGAACACCGCCGTCATCGAGGTGAACGAGCCGTCGGCGAACCTGCCGGGCGGATTCTCCCTCCAGGCGCTGGCGATCCACTCGCCGAAGGCCATCAAGGAGTACGAGAAGCAGGACGCGAGCGCCAAGGGCGACGCGATCACGTACCCCAAGTACAGCCAGGAGGCCGGCACGGTCGCCGGTACCGGCCCGTACAAGATCACGAAGTGGAACAAGGGGAACAAGGAAGTCTCCCTCACCCGCTTCGACGACTACTGGGGCGCCAAGGCCAAGGTGAAGAACCTGGTCTTCCGCACCATCTCCACCGAGGAGACCCGCCGCCAGGCGCTCCAGGCGGGTGACATCGACGGCTACGACCTGGTCGCGCCGGCCGATGTGACGACGCTGGAGAAGCAGGGTTACGAGGTTCCGACCCGTGACGTCTTCAACATCTTCTACATCGGCATGAGCCAGTCGTCGAACCCGGCGCTGAAGAAGCCCGAGGTCCGTCAGGCGATCACGCACGCCATCGACCGCGAGAACCTCGTCAACACCCAGCTGCCCGAGGGCGGCAAGGTCGCGACCCAGTTCATGCCCGACACGGTCGCCGGCTTCTCGGACAAGGTGAAGACGTACCCGTTCGACACCGCCAAGGCGAAGAGCCTCCTCAAGCAGGCCGGCGAGGAGAAGCTGAGCATCGACTTCTGCTACCCGACCGAGGTCACCCGCCCGTACATGCCCGCTCCGCAGGACATGTTCGAGCTGATGAAGGCCGACCTGGAGAAGGCCGGCATCACCGTCAAGCCGAAGGCCATGAAGTGGGCCCCGGACTACCTGGACGCCACCGAGGCGGGCTCCTGCGCCCTGCACATGCTCGGCTGGACCGGTGACTTCAACGACGGCTACAACTTCATCGGCACCTGGTTCGCCGGACCGGACAAGCAGTGGGGCTTCAAGGACCAGAAGGTCTTCGACGCCGTGAACGCCGCTTCCGAGGTCACCGACCCGGCCGCCCGCACCGAGGCCTACAAGAAGGCCAACGAGGCGATCATGGAGTACGTCCCGGGCGTGCCGATCTCGTCGTCGCCCCCGGCCATCGCGTTCGCCAAGAACGTCAACCCGCCGAAGGTCTCCCCGCTGACGCAGGAGAACTTCGCCGAGGTCTCCTTCAAGTAATCGCACACCAGCGGGTCCGCCCGGCCACAGCAACCAGGTGGCCGGGCGGACCCGCATCGACGCACGTGAGAAAGGGGCATGCGGGGTGCTGCGACTCGTCGTCAGAAGACTTCTCCAGCTCATTCCCACCCTGCTCGGCCTGTCGGTCCTGCTGTTCCTCTGGCTGAACCGACTGCCCGGCGGACCCGCCACAGCGATCCTGGGCGAGCGGGCCACCGAAGCCGAAGTGGCGAGAATCAACCGTGCACTCGGGCTCGACGAGCCGGTGCACGTCCAGTACTGGCGCTTCCTCAAGCGCATCTTCGAGCTCGATCTCGGAACCTCCACCCAGACCGGGCAGCCGGTGTGGGACGAATTCACCCGCGCCTTCCCCGCCACCGTGGAGCTGAGCCTCGCGGCGATCCTGATCGCCGTCGTCGTGGGCATCCCGATGGGCTACCTCGCGGCCAAGCACCGCGGCGGCTGGCTGGACGTCGCCTCGGTCTCCGGATCGCTGCTCGGCATCTGCATCCCGGTCTTCTTCCTGGCCGTGCTGCTGCGCGGGATCTTCTCCGTCCAGCTGCAGTGGTTCCCGAGCCAGGGACGGCTCGACTCCGACATCAACGCCACCGACGTCACCGGATTCGCCGTCCTGGACGGCCTGTTGACCGGCGAGTTCGACGCGAGCTGGAACGCGATCATGCACCTGATCCTGCCCGCCGTCGCGCTGGCCTCGATCCCGCTCGCCGTCATCGTCCGGATGACCCGCGCCAGCGTCCTGGAGGTGCTCGGCGAGGACTACATCCGTACCGCCGAGTCCAAGGGCCTCGACAAGAGGACCGTGCGCGGACGCCACGTACTGCGCAACGCCCTGCTGCCCGTGATCACCGCGGTCGGCCTGCTGACCGGCAGCCTGCTCTCCGGTGCGGTGCTCACCGAGTCCG
Proteins encoded in this window:
- a CDS encoding ABC transporter substrate-binding protein, which gives rise to MRIFKSRAVRAITTAVAVGLVATGCSSERDEGGSKGGDKDTFVFAGAGDPGSLDPALASDGETFRVTRQAFEALLEHEPGGSKLVGGLAEKWSSDEAGKVWTFNLRQNVKFHDGEAFNAAAVCANYDHWFNWKGTYQSSAVSYYWQSIMGGFAKNEDAEAPKANYKSCTAKDENTAVIEVNEPSANLPGGFSLQALAIHSPKAIKEYEKQDASAKGDAITYPKYSQEAGTVAGTGPYKITKWNKGNKEVSLTRFDDYWGAKAKVKNLVFRTISTEETRRQALQAGDIDGYDLVAPADVTTLEKQGYEVPTRDVFNIFYIGMSQSSNPALKKPEVRQAITHAIDRENLVNTQLPEGGKVATQFMPDTVAGFSDKVKTYPFDTAKAKSLLKQAGEEKLSIDFCYPTEVTRPYMPAPQDMFELMKADLEKAGITVKPKAMKWAPDYLDATEAGSCALHMLGWTGDFNDGYNFIGTWFAGPDKQWGFKDQKVFDAVNAASEVTDPAARTEAYKKANEAIMEYVPGVPISSSPPAIAFAKNVNPPKVSPLTQENFAEVSFK
- a CDS encoding ABC transporter permease; the encoded protein is MLRLVVRRLLQLIPTLLGLSVLLFLWLNRLPGGPATAILGERATEAEVARINRALGLDEPVHVQYWRFLKRIFELDLGTSTQTGQPVWDEFTRAFPATVELSLAAILIAVVVGIPMGYLAAKHRGGWLDVASVSGSLLGICIPVFFLAVLLRGIFSVQLQWFPSQGRLDSDINATDVTGFAVLDGLLTGEFDASWNAIMHLILPAVALASIPLAVIVRMTRASVLEVLGEDYIRTAESKGLDKRTVRGRHVLRNALLPVITAVGLLTGSLLSGAVLTESVFDFGGIGSFIRTAIDGRDYPVLVGFILFIAMVYVLINLLVDLAYSIIDPRVRVH